The Camelina sativa cultivar DH55 chromosome 14, Cs, whole genome shotgun sequence genome includes a window with the following:
- the LOC104744130 gene encoding receptor-like protein 12, giving the protein MPASLVGCSALEVLNVGSNTFNDMFPFHLNSLQKLQVLVLRSNKFHGKLHNADGVCFGFPPLQIIDVSYNHFVGALPSDYFLNWTAMSSKRDNNTELEYIQSSSRGNYFSLVLMSKGVPMEMERILTIFTAIDFSDNQLHGPIPDSVGLLKELRVLNMSSNAFTGHIPSTMANLTNLESLDLSQNKISGEIPPELGTLSSLIVINVSHNQLEGSIPQGTQFQRKNCSSYEGNPGLNGPSLKDVCRDIKTSTPPQPELVATKEEEEEEEEEEESFSLNAAGFGFAPGVVFGLAMGYIAVSYKHEWFMKRFGRNKQQSIRTR; this is encoded by the coding sequence ATGCCAGCTTCTCTTGTTGGTTGCTCTGCCTTGGAAGTTTTGAACGTGGGAAGCAACACATTCAACGACATGTTTCCCTTCCACTTGAATTCTCTGCAGAAGCTTCAAGTTCTCGTCCTCCGCTCTAACAAGTTTCATGGCAAATTACATAATGCTGATGGGGTTTGCTTTGGATTTCCTCCGTTGCAAATCATTGATGTATCATATAATCACTTCGTTGGTGCATTGCCATCTGATTACTTTTTGAACTGGACTGCGATGTCCTCCAAGAGAGATAATAATACAGAACTAGAGTACATTCAGAGTTCTTCACGAGGCAACTACTTTTCACTTGTGTTGATGAGTAAAGGAGTGCCAATGGAGATGGAACGTATCCTGACAATCTTCACAGCCATCGATTTTTCAGATAATCAACTCCATGGACCTATTCCTGACTCTGTTGGTTTGCTTAAGGAGCTTCGTGTTCTCAATATGTCAAGCAATGCTTTCACGGGCCACATCCCATCTACTATGGCAAACTTGACGAATCTGGAGTCACTAGACCTATCCCAAAACAAGATTTCTGGTGAGATTCCTCCTGAGCTTGGAACCCTCTCTTCTCTCATAGTGATAAACGTTTCACATAACCAGCTTGAAGGTTCCATACCACAAGGCACACAGTTTCAACGGAAAAATTGCTCCTCCTATGAAGGAAACCCCGGACTTAATGGTCCTTCCCTTAAGGATGTTTGCAGAGATATCAAAACGTCAACACCACCACAACCCGAACTGGTGgcgacaaaagaagaagaagaagaagaagaagaagaagaagaatcattcaGTTTGAACGCAGCAGGTTTTGGCTTTGCACCTGGAGTTGTATTTGGGCTGGCCATGGGATACATAGCAGTTTCATACAAGCATGAGTGGTTCATGAAGAGATTTGGCCGAAACAAGCAACAAAGCATCAGAACTCGTTAA